The proteins below come from a single Candidatus Zixiibacteriota bacterium genomic window:
- a CDS encoding vitamin B12-dependent ribonucleotide reductase, with translation MQGITDLTPNSLKVLERRYLKKDDRGKIVETPEELFWRVALAIAQVEKIYGASDREIERLAQEFYALMSRLDFLPNSPTLMNAGRPLGQLSACFVIPIEDTMESIFDAVKNTALIHKSGGGTGFSFSRLRPKNSVVASTSGVASGPISFMKVINAATEAVKQGGTRRGANMGILRVDHPDILEFISCKDDLRELTNFNISVAVTEEFMKKVEEDDYYELINPRTEKPYLKDGQAVKYKAKEVFDRIVDHAWKSGEPGVIFLDRVNQSNPTPKVGTIESTNPCGEQPLLPYESCNLGSINLSKMVKAEEGKNSIDWDKLEKTIRVSVHFLDNVIDANKYPLSQIEEMTRANRKIGLGVMGWADLLLLLEIPYDSDEALELGAGVMDFIQKESHQYSSELAEKRGNFPNWEKSIFYDKKIPMRNSTVTTIAPAGTISIIAGCSSGIEPLYAISYIRTVMDQTRLIEVNPIFEKKAKELGFYTQELMEKIAEKGSIQDFSEIPEDLKVIYKTAYDVSPDWHVKMQAEFQKFTDNAVSKTINLPNKASLEDVRQAYLLSYRSGCKGITIYRDGSRKEQVLATRMKAEGEVVVKDRPETLTGITEKIKTGYGNLYITINSVNGKPFEVFAQIGKSGYSTIADTEAICRLISLALRSDVAVDKIIEQLIGIGGSSPVFGNGELIMSIPDAIAKVLKKHFGNGKREPIKDINLEYCPDCGAKLEYKEGCILCRECGFSKC, from the coding sequence ATGCAAGGGATAACTGACCTTACTCCTAACTCTCTTAAAGTTTTGGAGAGAAGGTATCTTAAAAAGGACGACCGGGGTAAGATAGTCGAGACTCCGGAGGAGCTTTTCTGGAGAGTGGCTCTGGCAATTGCCCAGGTGGAGAAAATCTACGGAGCCAGTGATAGAGAAATAGAAAGATTAGCTCAGGAGTTCTATGCGCTGATGAGCAGACTGGATTTTCTGCCCAACTCACCCACCTTGATGAACGCAGGCCGACCCCTGGGGCAGCTTTCTGCCTGCTTTGTAATACCGATTGAGGATACAATGGAATCGATCTTCGATGCGGTGAAAAACACTGCGCTGATCCATAAAAGTGGAGGGGGTACCGGTTTTTCTTTTTCCAGGCTACGCCCCAAAAACTCGGTTGTGGCATCCACCTCTGGAGTAGCTTCCGGCCCGATCTCCTTTATGAAGGTGATAAATGCGGCAACTGAGGCGGTTAAACAGGGAGGCACCCGCAGAGGCGCCAATATGGGGATTTTAAGGGTAGACCATCCGGACATCTTAGAGTTCATCTCCTGTAAAGACGACCTTAGAGAGCTGACTAACTTCAATATCTCCGTGGCAGTTACCGAAGAATTCATGAAAAAAGTGGAAGAGGATGATTACTATGAACTGATAAACCCCCGTACAGAGAAACCATATTTGAAGGATGGGCAAGCGGTAAAATACAAAGCTAAAGAGGTTTTTGACCGGATAGTAGACCATGCCTGGAAAAGCGGGGAGCCGGGAGTTATTTTCTTAGACCGGGTTAACCAGTCTAACCCCACTCCCAAGGTCGGCACGATAGAATCAACTAACCCTTGCGGAGAACAGCCTCTTTTACCTTACGAAAGCTGTAACTTAGGCTCAATCAACCTCTCCAAAATGGTGAAGGCTGAGGAGGGTAAGAATTCGATTGATTGGGATAAGTTAGAAAAAACCATAAGGGTTTCAGTTCACTTTCTGGACAACGTAATCGATGCCAATAAATACCCTCTTTCCCAGATCGAGGAAATGACCCGGGCTAACCGGAAGATCGGGTTAGGAGTTATGGGCTGGGCCGACCTGCTCCTTTTACTTGAGATACCTTATGACTCAGATGAGGCTTTGGAATTAGGTGCCGGGGTTATGGATTTTATCCAGAAGGAATCACACCAGTATTCCTCAGAATTAGCTGAAAAAAGGGGGAATTTCCCCAATTGGGAGAAAAGTATTTTCTACGACAAGAAAATACCGATGCGAAATTCCACTGTCACTACTATAGCCCCAGCTGGCACCATTAGTATTATCGCCGGATGCTCCTCTGGTATTGAACCTTTATATGCGATATCCTATATCCGGACAGTTATGGACCAGACCAGGCTGATTGAGGTCAATCCCATTTTCGAGAAAAAGGCAAAGGAGTTGGGATTTTACACTCAGGAGCTGATGGAAAAAATCGCTGAAAAGGGTTCAATTCAGGACTTCTCAGAGATTCCTGAGGATTTGAAGGTAATCTATAAAACCGCTTATGATGTTTCTCCTGACTGGCACGTTAAGATGCAGGCAGAATTTCAGAAATTCACAGATAATGCGGTTTCCAAGACCATAAATTTGCCTAATAAGGCCAGCCTGGAAGATGTGAGGCAAGCCTATCTTTTATCCTATAGATCAGGGTGTAAGGGGATAACCATCTACCGGGATGGGAGCAGAAAAGAGCAGGTCCTGGCTACCAGGATGAAAGCCGAAGGTGAGGTAGTAGTCAAGGACCGTCCAGAGACACTAACCGGGATAACTGAGAAGATAAAGACCGGTTACGGGAACCTCTATATCACTATTAATAGCGTTAATGGTAAACCGTTCGAGGTTTTTGCCCAGATAGGAAAGTCTGGCTATTCCACTATTGCAGATACTGAGGCTATCTGCAGGCTCATCTCCTTAGCCTTGCGCAGTGATGTGGCAGTGGATAAGATCATCGAGCAACTGATAGGAATCGGAGGTTCTTCACCGGTTTTCGGAAATGGCGAGCTGATAATGTCGATCCCGGATGCGATTGCCAAAGTTTTGAAAAAACATTTTGGAAATGGTAAACGTGAGCCTATCAAGGACATAAACTTAGAATATTGCCCGGATTGCGGAGCCAAATTGGAATATAAGGAAGGATGCATTCTCTGCCGGGAATGCGGTTTTTCGAAATGTTAA
- the thyX gene encoding FAD-dependent thymidylate synthase, giving the protein MKVELMAITPQAEDVIEKACRTCYLSFHRYNPPSSTEELIKKVIQKGHHSVLEHAYATFRIKGGSRVFTHEMVRHRLMSPSQESQRYVEYGKTKEFEFVIPPTVEKTPFKDKFRKTALELKDFYEEMVKAGVPKEDARYILPNATVSEIVVSANFRELRHIFEVRCVERAHWEIRQICLEMLKIMKKEAPIAFWDFVIDEKNKIAQREEGIDARDN; this is encoded by the coding sequence ATGAAAGTTGAGTTAATGGCTATAACTCCGCAGGCCGAAGATGTGATTGAAAAAGCCTGCCGCACCTGTTATCTTTCTTTTCACCGCTATAATCCTCCGTCATCCACTGAGGAGCTGATTAAAAAAGTCATCCAGAAAGGGCATCATTCGGTCTTAGAACATGCTTATGCCACCTTCAGGATCAAAGGCGGCTCAAGGGTTTTCACGCACGAGATGGTAAGGCACAGGCTTATGTCCCCTTCCCAGGAAAGCCAGAGGTATGTGGAGTACGGTAAAACCAAAGAATTTGAATTCGTAATCCCTCCCACTGTGGAGAAGACCCCTTTCAAGGATAAATTTAGAAAAACGGCTTTAGAACTAAAAGATTTTTATGAGGAGATGGTGAAAGCAGGGGTGCCAAAAGAAGATGCCAGATATATTCTACCGAATGCCACTGTCTCCGAGATAGTAGTATCTGCCAATTTCAGGGAGCTCAGGCACATTTTCGAGGTAAGATGTGTGGAAAGAGCCCACTGGGAGATCAGGCAGATCTGTTTGGAGATGCTTAAGATAATGAAAAAAGAAGCCCCCATAGCCTTCTGGGACTTTGTAATAGATGAGAAAAATAAAATAGCGCAGCGTGAGGAGGGAATAGATGCAAGGGATAACTGA